CTTACCTGCCTTTGTTTAGAATATTCAGTTCTTTCCCTACTTTTACAAATGCTTTTATTGCTCTGTCAAGATGCTCCCTTTCGTGTGCTGCTGAAATCTGTACTCTTATACGGGCTTCACCTTTTGGAACAACCGGAAATGTAAATCCTATAACATAAATTCCTTCTTCGAGAAGGCGATCCGCCATGTCATGCGCCAGTTTGTCATTATAGAGCATAACAGGAACTATAGGATGCTCTCCTTTTCTGACATTAAAACCTGATTTCTCCATCCCTGCTCTGAAATATGCTGTATTATCCTGCAGCTTCTTTAATATGGAGCTGTCCTTTTGAAGCATTTCAATTACCGCAATAGATGTGCCAGCTACAACAGGTGCAAGAGTATTTGAAAACAGATAGGGCCTGCTTCTCTGGCGCAGATAATCTATTAATTCCCTCCGTCCTGAAATACATCCTCCGGAAGCGCCTCCCAAAGCCTTTCCAAATGTTGTAGTAATAAGATCAATCTTGCCTAGAAGGCCATACTGCTCACATGTACGACGTCCGGTTTTCCCTATGACTCCTGTAGCGTGGCTGTCATCAACCATCACAATTGCATCATATTTTACAGCAAGCGCATGTATTTCATCAAGCTTTGCAATATCACCATCCATAGAAAAAACGCCATCTGTTACAATCATTCTGTACTTGCCTGAAGATGCCTCTTTAAGCTGGTTTTCCAGGTCCTGCATGTCGCTGTGTTTATATATAAAGCGTTTCGCTTTTGTTAATCTTATCCCGTCAATTATTGATGCATGATTCAAAGAATCAGTGATAATTGCGGAATTTTTATCCATAAACGGTTCAAAAATACCTCCGTTTGCATCAAAACATGCTGCATAAAGAATAGTATCTTCCGTATGCAGAAATTCGGAGACTTTTTCTTCAAGTTTTTTATGAATTGTCTGAGTTCCGCAAATAAACCTTACAGATGACATCCCATAGCCATATTCCGATAAGGTACTGTGCGCTGCTTCAAGGACTCTCGGATGATTGGCAAGGCCTAGATAATTATTTGCACAGAAATTAAGAATCTCTTCTCTTCCAAGGACACTGATACTGGCACCCTGGGGCCCTGTAATTACTCTTTCATATTTGTAGAGGCCCTCTTTTTTTATTTTTTTAATCTCATCACTGATATCTTTATAAATTTGTTTTGACATTATTACTCCGCATACTCCTTTTTACTTCTTCTTTTCATTAAAAACATTACAATGCTGTTAATAAATACATGCTGCAACCTTTTTCAAATCCACTGCCTCACCTTCTTATTGTATTAAGTCAAAGAACTTCCTTCTATCACTTACATGCATCCTGATATTATAAGATACATTTAATTAAACTTTAAAAAATATGTGCAGCATTCATACAAATACGTGAGGGGAAAAATAGTTTATTAAAGTTATCAAAGGGCAAGCAACTTTTATAATAAATCGTTAGAATATACTTACAAAATCATGAAATGTCAAGGTCTGAATAAGCATGCGGCACCGCCCGAAAATTTTTAAAAATCGTATTAAATGTCTTTCCCCGA
This portion of the bacterium genome encodes:
- a CDS encoding glycine C-acetyltransferase, whose amino-acid sequence is MSKQIYKDISDEIKKIKKEGLYKYERVITGPQGASISVLGREEILNFCANNYLGLANHPRVLEAAHSTLSEYGYGMSSVRFICGTQTIHKKLEEKVSEFLHTEDTILYAACFDANGGIFEPFMDKNSAIITDSLNHASIIDGIRLTKAKRFIYKHSDMQDLENQLKEASSGKYRMIVTDGVFSMDGDIAKLDEIHALAVKYDAIVMVDDSHATGVIGKTGRRTCEQYGLLGKIDLITTTFGKALGGASGGCISGRRELIDYLRQRSRPYLFSNTLAPVVAGTSIAVIEMLQKDSSILKKLQDNTAYFRAGMEKSGFNVRKGEHPIVPVMLYNDKLAHDMADRLLEEGIYVIGFTFPVVPKGEARIRVQISAAHEREHLDRAIKAFVKVGKELNILNKGR